The following DNA comes from Cyprinus carpio isolate SPL01 chromosome A4, ASM1834038v1, whole genome shotgun sequence.
ccacAGCTCAAAACCCCACCGAAACCACAGAGGGCGTAATATTTATTTGACCCATATTCACAGCTCACATCTGCATCTGAGGGACAAAAGCACACATTTAACAAGAAAACTGCTCCAAACATCAATACTGTGTGTGATAAAACAGAGGAAGAAATACATGTGATTAATTCAATGAACTGTTTGCAGCAGTTAACagtaaataactgaataaattgAGTTTGTCACACAATACTATGGCATGACCGCAGAAGacttacattatttatatacataatatattcttTACAAACCATTTGAACTACAATCATGATGATTTTGCAAGCTTTATTCTCATTGTAATTGCATATTGAAACCAATCAGCacaaaaatgtcttcttttgtgtcccaTGGAAGGACGAAACagaaatataatgatattttggGTCAGCTATTCTTTTAACAGTAAATAGGTGTCCTACATATTCAAGTGCAATATTTTCTTGAGAAAAAAGTGTCTAGGAATTAACAGGCAATCATGACAGGGTAAAGTCTATTAGCCAGACGTGTAATCCTTGTGGAGGAGGTTAATTCTTTACGAATGGAATGACGAGCACTCTGACAGTCGGAGTCCACTTTAAATATAGTAGCGTATTTTCACTGAGCATCATGATGCCAACACATAATAACAACCATAACAATTACTgcaaacaaaaaagcaacataaataaatactaggaaaataataaataataaatacaacaaataaaatataagaggacaaaataaaaaaaaataaaaaatattgaaatatgtatgaacatgcaaagaaaaaaaaatctattttggaCAAAAGTGTCCATGTCTACTACTTTTTGCAACCAACTTTCCAATTCAgaagataaagaaaaataacttcTTACCATCATGAGCTGCTGCAGCAAGTTTGCGTTTTATCTGCCGGCTCTCTTGTTGCTGATCTGGTTTCATGGGAAAAAGAGGATTCTGGAAAGGATTCGACCGTGCCAGCTGTGTTAGGGTGGTTGGGTACATTTTCACCAGGGTTTACTGCTAAAACAGACAGCTGacaattcaaatcaaacaaaagtaAGCCGTTCTTGCATACATTGCTTAGAAACAAAGCATTTCTCTCTCATTGAGGTATCTGAGAAATTCATATTAAAAGAAATAGTCCACTCACTTGCTGGTTGTAAAGAAACGGCGCCTCCTGGGTGCATCAGCGCCGGGCGAATCTAAGACATCAGATGACCTCAGACTAAATCACCCTGACCTTCTATGACGTCATCACACTGAAAATGATCACCAAGCCATTTCAAAGAGGAATTATGGTATTATGCGCCACACTAgcattcataaaaatgaaaaagaattacACCACTCTGTTGAgttatttgtgtaaatgtgtcCAACTAAATTATAGTAACTGATGGCTGAGTCTCACTGCAAACTTCAGCTCATGGTAGTGTGTGTGAGCTTATTACGCACAGCAGTGGCTGGTGTAAGACGATTAAACTCAATGCGATGGTCTATTCCTGGACCAGAGCATAGGGCCTTGCAGAGTTATATCCTCCTGACCTATCCCAGATCGAAGTAAGGTCAGACTTTCCAGTGTCTCTGTGAAGAACTGCAGCAAACTCGTTCTCTCAAGCTGAAGACAATACATTTAGTAGAGGAAATGTGCTAATAAATTagctcaaacatacacacacacacatacacttatcaAAATAAACCAGCCAAATGAGATGTAGCTGATATGAGGTAAACTGCTTTATTAAACCATATTCTGTCATATACATAAAAAGTACCTGAACGCTCCCAGCTTTCTCTCACAAATCTACAGCACCTTATAATGtaagataaaaacattttcagaatatTGAATCGTTAACGCATGTCTTAAAAGCAGAGTAAAGGGCATAATGGTGGCCATTTTACTCATTGTCCAGTTCTACGAAAGCAACATATCAAGTATCAGGATCTTACAATGTTTATTAACCCAAATTTTTAAACTCACTTTAATTTAATAGTGATCATTCATAGAGcatatttttcaaatttgagAACTAGGCAGTCGAGTTTTGTTGCAAACTCTAAATTAGTGTTTAGGTTGTTTAAATTAATTGTCGACATTTCACAAAACTGCTTGTAACTCCAAGATcctgaaaatgattaaaattataataaaaatattaaatggcctTACATTGCAAaagtttattgaaaatatttgtatttcaacaACATACACAAATACTACAAGGGCCTTCAATGTTAAGATACGGCACCTATAAAGAGCTAcatgtgaaaataaatgcaaaaatattgtcACAAGTAGACACTAAATGTAgtttacaaacaaaacaagtgtATTTAGCAGACTCCTTCAGCACTTCAACTCGGTTAGACTCACATTCATGGACAGCACCAACATTTATCTGTAAACTAATGtacaaatgaaacacacacacacacacacacacacacccacccacacacacacacacccatacaaaTCAACATACAAAGGCAAGGAAAGTGactgttttaaaattaaagcCAGGCTTCATTCCTCTAAACCTGTTCATTTGGAAGAGGGTATGAACAGAAATGTGAGGGTTTCTGTCTTTGTATGAATCTATAAAGATCGCAGATAAAAGTCCACGGCTGCTGGATCAACAGAGACGTATTGCTGGGTACGATAAAGAGGGAAAAGACTGGGGCGATCCGCATAACATTCATTTGCTGGTGCTATCATCTGCTCCGCTCTGCTTGAAGAGTCCAACCTCATTAGTCTCCATGGCCTGGTAGACAAAGAACAGGAATCCAGCGACTGCACTGAGCAGCAGAAGCTGCACCCACACTGGCAGGCTGCGCCGTGCTCTGGTCTTCACAGCAGGGGGCGCCGCGGGCTTGGAAGCGGTTAGAGGGACGGCGGTCACACGTGGGACAGATCGGGTCTCTGTGTAGGTGGAGGAGGAGCTGGTTTCTCTGAGCTCCTTAAGACGGAGACGGGATTCGTCCAGCCATGTGTCACCGACCACAGGCCGGCCAGCAGCTCCTCTGATTGGTCGGCGACAGGTggcactaaaaatacatttaaaaaataaacttaatttaagatGGATTCTCTGATAATTagtctaaatatttagaaaatatttgctTCAAGGAAATTTACcttgttttaaaagcttttttttaataaaaaaaaaataatacttttactttGTCCATACGTTTTAAAAAATTAGATTTATAGTTGATTATTTGCAATCTTTTGGTACTTATAGGTTAGCTGAAATTATCTGTTGTTTGTGTATACAAAATTCACAGTTTCATTATAGGTCATAACACTCattttgttcagttattttactcaaaaaaataaaaataataatgcaactcATGCCTACAATCACTTGAATAATCCTATTTTATGATAAGCATGTTActacttttgatattttttgggaGACAAAGTCAGTGTGATACAACTGTATGAAAAGAAACCAAGTTGTTTGTCACAATCTTTAATTATAAAAAGGGTTTCATcatgatattttataattaaatttttttttctttaaaattgtataCGTTTAAAGGGAGTTTTAAAGCAGATTTTTAAAGACATGGACACACTTATTTCTGTTTGACCCTGGTGTTCGATCAGTGCAAGTGTTAGAAACCTCTTCCCTCCATACCTGATTCCAGTAGGGGTGCTGAGGTTTTCATTGGGAAAGATCTCTTTAAGCACATCTCTCTCTACCGTCCTCGGTGTCTGATCAATAGCCGACACCTTTTCAACCTGCGCACAAAGAGAGCCACAAAGATGTTAAAACTGGTGCGGGATATAACATCACCAAAAACATCTCAATACTGAAGATCCATGTTGCCAGCTTTCACTTTAAAAACGAAAGAAACACATTAAATCCCACCATAGCCGTGCATAACCTAAGTGACTCTTAAATCCCAAAGTTTTCTCATTACCTTTACACACCTGTGGAGCCAAAAACCATAAAGCTCATGAAACTACCATACCATTGCTGTCTTTGGAGTCTCCGTCTGGCTGCTATCAAGTCCTCGGACAGAagtgatttggggaaaaaaaggggtGATTTTGGACTGTCTAGTCTTGGTCTTCGGTGAGCCAAAGCTCTTCTGATAAACCAACAATGTAAATTACAGCTCGAAATTCATGTAACATTGTAACCTATTACCATGTCAAAAACAAATGtccataaatgaacaattattcaaCTGCAAACCTGGGAATGGTCATACGAGACAGGAAGGGAGTCGTCTGAAGCCGTACGGTGGGAGGAATCCCTAAAACAAACTGAGTGTGATGGGAAAACCTCTCTTTGGCCATCACAGGAAGGTGAAAGACGGCTCACCATGTCTATCAAGGGCTTGGTGGGTTTGGTTTGACTCAAATGAGGCTTTGAGAGCTTCGATACTGTGACAGATTTGACTTCCCATGCCTTCAGAGAACAGAACAAGAAGGCTTGAGGCTGACTAGATGGTGGTTGACATCTATTATACATTGATTTAGAGCTAAAACCATTAATTAATAATGGATGTGTGTGTATTATCACCTCAACGCAAGCAGTATTAAGCAGGGAAACTAGCGGCTCTCGATTGGATGGTCTAATCAGACGGGAAGTGAATTCAGCGGCATTCTCATCAAACTACAAAGACGACATTTGattgacacatacacacacacacaaaacaattaccAACTCTATTAAATGTAATGCTTTCATTCTCAAGTTGAAAGAAATGAAAGATTTAAAGAGGGTTGGCACCTTGTCAGCTGGAGTGGCGCCTTGTAAACCGGATAAGGCTGACTGGTAAGGAGAGTTGTGACATTTTAGTGATTCTGCCCAGTCAGTTGCAGACATGGAGGAGCGCTTTGAGGGTTTGGGATCCTTTGGCTCTACCTTTAATATGACACCATAAGAAACACTGTGGCACTAGAAAATGAGCTGCATCAGGTTCATGTGTGAGGTTTCATCTGGACCTACCAAAGGTTGTGCTTTCACCCTCACCAGAGGAATAGAGACCTCCTTCAACACTGAGGGCTCAGAGAAATCCTATGAGACATGgtttccaaacaaacaaatgaggcatgttgtttcaaacctgtatgaatttttcttctgttgaacacaaaagatgacattttgaagaatgttggtaaccaaatgctggtagccattgacttccgtaatatttttcaaagtttagttgccaacattcttaaaaaaacccaaaaagaaaCTCACTCACACAGATTTTGAACGACttgcgggtgagtaaatgatataaTTTCATTGAGAAGTTTAATTGTTTTGCCTTTTATGTCAAATTGAGATCTCAGACAAGGGTTTTTAAGCAGAACGACACCTTATCAGTAACGGGAGCCTCATTCAAATCAGGTCCATATGAGCGGACTGGTGCGCTGCGTCGTCTCAGAGATTCAGTCTCAGATGAGAGCTTTGACATCTTGTCTGTGAGCAAAGGTCTGGGCTCTTTTCTTGTTGGCTTTAATATGAGGATaaaaaaatgctcatgaagtcaaCCTCATAATTTAGACAGTTGGCACCAGAGCAGTTTCATGGCCACCTACCACAAGTCCTGTTCTTCTCCTGTCTTGAGTAACAGGGAAGTACTCTGCAGATGAGAGCTCAGAGTTCTCCTGAAAacaccacacatgcacacaaacctCATTAACCATTGAGTAACAAAGTATATTTCAGCTTTGGCTCATTTGTGAAACAAATATGAGCTCAACCAAACCCTGTCCACCCGTGTGCAAA
Coding sequences within:
- the LOC109075106 gene encoding lamina-associated polypeptide 2-like isoform X2 is translated as MSEFLEDPSVLTKDKLKSALLAHNVALPNGDQKKDVYVQLYLKNLTAQNKKSSGSPDVFSSDEELPSAPVVSNRSRSGRKATRKTDKVRPEDVDVTELSNEALKDLLLKYGLITGPIVASTRKVYEKRLQKLLDQGPPETVAPPSEMSQTDGSQNGNTDSDHYSDKEEETVAPAPVFVPEPEPEVEAELIPVVERPIRSRGKTPVTSRTRSGQHNRENSELSSAEYFPVTQDRRRTGLVPTRKEPRPLLTDKMSKLSSETESLRRRSAPVRSYGPDLNEAPVTDKDFSEPSVLKEVSIPLVRVKAQPLVEPKDPKPSKRSSMSATDWAESLKCHNSPYQSALSGLQGATPADKFDENAAEFTSRLIRPSNREPLVSLLNTACVEAWEVKSVTVSKLSKPHLSQTKPTKPLIDMVSRLSPSCDGQREVFPSHSVCFRDSSHRTASDDSLPVSYDHSQKSFGSPKTKTRQSKITPFFPQITSVRGLDSSQTETPKTAMVEKVSAIDQTPRTVERDVLKEIFPNENLSTPTGISATCRRPIRGAAGRPVVGDTWLDESRLRLKELRETSSSSTYTETRSVPRVTAVPLTASKPAAPPAVKTRARRSLPVWVQLLLLSAVAGFLFFVYQAMETNEVGLFKQSGADDSTSK
- the LOC109075106 gene encoding lamina-associated polypeptide 2-like isoform X3; the protein is MSEFLEDPSVLTKDKLKSALLAHNVALPNGDQKKDVYVQLYLKNLTAQNKKSSGSPDVFSSDEELPSAPVVSNRSRSGRKATRKTDKVRPEDVDVTELSNEALKDLLLKYGLITGPIVASTRKVYEKRLQKLLDQGPPETVAPPSEMSQTDGSQNGNTDSDHYSDKEEETVAPAPVFVPEPEPEVEAELIPVVERPIRSRGKTPVTSRTRSGQHNREDEEHKQEDFPVFNIKRKLKRSSQRLDQMVPASDDTENSELSSAEYFPVTQDRRRTGLVDFSEPSVLKEVSIPLVRVKAQPLVEPKDPKPSKRSSMSATDWAESLKCHNSPYQSALSGLQGATPADKFDENAAEFTSRLIRPSNREPLVSLLNTACVEAWEVKSVTVSKLSKPHLSQTKPTKPLIDMVSRLSPSCDGQREVFPSHSVCFRDSSHRTASDDSLPVSYDHSQKSFGSPKTKTRQSKITPFFPQITSVRGLDSSQTETPKTAMVEKVSAIDQTPRTVERDVLKEIFPNENLSTPTGISATCRRPIRGAAGRPVVGDTWLDESRLRLKELRETSSSSTYTETRSVPRVTAVPLTASKPAAPPAVKTRARRSLPVWVQLLLLSAVAGFLFFVYQAMETNEVGLFKQSGADDSTSK
- the LOC109075106 gene encoding uncharacterized protein LOC109075106 isoform X1, which gives rise to MSEFLEDPSVLTKDKLKSALLAHNVALPNGDQKKDVYVQLYLKNLTAQNKKSSGSPDVFSSDEELPSAPVVSNRSRSGRKATRKTDKVRPEDVDVTELSNEALKDLLLKYGLITGPIVASTRKVYEKRLQKLLDQGPPETVAPPSEMSQTDGSQNGNTDSDHYSDKEEETVAPAPVFVPEPEPEVEAELIPVVERPIRSRGKTPVTSRTRSGQHNREDEEHKQEDFPVFNIKRKLKRSSQRLDQMVPASDDTENSELSSAEYFPVTQDRRRTGLVPTRKEPRPLLTDKMSKLSSETESLRRRSAPVRSYGPDLNEAPVTDKDFSEPSVLKEVSIPLVRVKAQPLVEPKDPKPSKRSSMSATDWAESLKCHNSPYQSALSGLQGATPADKFDENAAEFTSRLIRPSNREPLVSLLNTACVEAWEVKSVTVSKLSKPHLSQTKPTKPLIDMVSRLSPSCDGQREVFPSHSVCFRDSSHRTASDDSLPVSYDHSQKSFGSPKTKTRQSKITPFFPQITSVRGLDSSQTETPKTAMVEKVSAIDQTPRTVERDVLKEIFPNENLSTPTGISATCRRPIRGAAGRPVVGDTWLDESRLRLKELRETSSSSTYTETRSVPRVTAVPLTASKPAAPPAVKTRARRSLPVWVQLLLLSAVAGFLFFVYQAMETNEVGLFKQSGADDSTSK
- the LOC109075106 gene encoding lamina-associated polypeptide 2-like isoform X4; this encodes MSEFLEDPSVLTKDKLKSALLAHNVALPNGDQKKDVYVQLYLKNLTAQNKKSSGSPDVFSSDEELPSAPVVSNRSRSGRKATRKTDKVRPEDVDVTELSNEALKDLLLKYGLITGPIVASTRKVYEKRLQKLLDQGPPETVAPPSEMSQTDGSQNGNTDSDHYSDKEEETVAPAPVFVPEPEPEVEAELIPVVERPIRSRGKTPVTSRTRSGQHNRENSELSSAEYFPVTQDRRRTGLVDFSEPSVLKEVSIPLVRVKAQPLVEPKDPKPSKRSSMSATDWAESLKCHNSPYQSALSGLQGATPADKFDENAAEFTSRLIRPSNREPLVSLLNTACVEAWEVKSVTVSKLSKPHLSQTKPTKPLIDMVSRLSPSCDGQREVFPSHSVCFRDSSHRTASDDSLPVSYDHSQKSFGSPKTKTRQSKITPFFPQITSVRGLDSSQTETPKTAMVEKVSAIDQTPRTVERDVLKEIFPNENLSTPTGISATCRRPIRGAAGRPVVGDTWLDESRLRLKELRETSSSSTYTETRSVPRVTAVPLTASKPAAPPAVKTRARRSLPVWVQLLLLSAVAGFLFFVYQAMETNEVGLFKQSGADDSTSK